A stretch of the Actinomycetota bacterium genome encodes the following:
- a CDS encoding AI-2E family transporter, producing the protein MATENTQGRSLRDHIVGAGIVSWALIGILVLAYGAVSFLVVPLWVIFPPIAIAVLVVYLLNPLVARLQRLGVSRGYGVLIIYVLFLSAVVTMFTYLVPLLGRQLSGLLDELPRYANEIADRINSIALRRGISFRVQVPSDLTELIRSNRDTVGSFLGGVRTVAGTIVHGLVVVILGMVLSIYVLLDLPKIQAWIKQVIPASRRDEVLGLAEEVGGVLGGFFRGQLLVAAFVAAASAIGLTWVKLPFAVLIGLAAGIFNLIPLVGPFLAAVPAVAVGLLSDHPVRALYAAIVLLVVQQIDNHIVSPNVMGRTVRLHPITVMLALLAGGTIAGIPGMLAAIPTIASFKVIARYSWSRRHRLGVRPPTPPGPQPSEFVG; encoded by the coding sequence CGGGGATCGTTTCGTGGGCGCTGATTGGAATCCTGGTGCTCGCGTACGGAGCAGTTTCGTTCTTGGTGGTTCCTCTGTGGGTCATCTTCCCTCCGATCGCAATCGCGGTGCTGGTCGTCTACTTGTTGAATCCGCTCGTCGCTCGCCTGCAGCGCCTCGGCGTGTCGCGCGGGTACGGCGTCCTGATCATCTACGTTCTGTTTCTATCTGCCGTTGTGACGATGTTCACGTATTTGGTTCCTCTTCTTGGGCGCCAGTTGTCGGGCTTGCTGGACGAACTCCCCCGATACGCCAATGAGATCGCGGACCGGATTAACTCCATTGCTCTTCGTCGCGGAATCAGCTTCCGGGTTCAGGTTCCGTCGGACCTGACGGAATTGATCAGATCCAACCGCGACACCGTCGGGTCGTTCCTTGGCGGGGTGCGTACGGTTGCCGGAACGATCGTTCACGGACTTGTCGTTGTGATTCTCGGGATGGTGCTTTCGATCTACGTGTTGCTCGACTTACCGAAGATTCAGGCCTGGATCAAGCAGGTCATTCCTGCGAGCCGACGCGACGAGGTGCTCGGTCTTGCTGAGGAAGTCGGAGGGGTCCTCGGGGGGTTCTTCCGCGGCCAGTTACTGGTGGCGGCGTTCGTCGCGGCGGCGAGCGCTATTGGGCTCACATGGGTCAAGTTGCCGTTCGCCGTCTTGATCGGGTTGGCCGCCGGGATCTTCAACTTGATCCCGCTGGTTGGACCGTTCCTAGCCGCCGTTCCAGCCGTCGCCGTCGGGCTGTTGTCGGACCACCCGGTGCGCGCGCTCTACGCGGCGATCGTGTTGCTCGTCGTGCAGCAGATCGACAACCACATCGTCAGTCCGAACGTGATGGGGCGCACAGTTCGTTTGCATCCGATCACCGTAATGCTTGCGCTTCTCGCCGGCGGAACCATTGCGGGGATTCCCGGCATGCTCGCGGCGATCCCGACCATCGCGTCGTTTAAGGTCATCGCCCGTTACTCCTGGAGTCGTCGTCACCGGCTGGGAGTCAGGCCGCCGACGCCTCCCGGGCCGCAGCCGTCTGAGTTCGTCGGCTGA